In a genomic window of Salvelinus fontinalis isolate EN_2023a chromosome 7, ASM2944872v1, whole genome shotgun sequence:
- the LOC129859738 gene encoding TLE family member 5-like isoform X1 — MMFPQTRHSASSQSSQPLKFTTSDSCDRIKDEFQFLQAQYHSLKMECDKLASEKSEMQRHYIMYYEMSYGLNIEMHKQAEIVKRLSGICAQVLPYLSQEHQQQVLGAIERAKQVTPPEMNSIIRQQLQVHQLSQLQGLGLPTMAPLPMGLSAPSLPPTSSAGLMSLSSILASHSHSQAAHAQAQAQLAKEDKARDAAEREQREEDGDKSD; from the exons ATGATGTTTCCACAAACAAGACACTCG GCTTCCTCCCAGTCCTCCCAGCCTCTCAAGTTCACCACCTCTGACTCCTGCGACCGCATCAAGGACGAGTTTCAGTTCCTACAAGCACAATACCATag CTTGAAGATGGAGTGTGACAAGCTAGCTAGTGAGAAGTCAGAGATGCAGCGTCATTACATCATG TACTACGAGATGTCTTATGGACTGAACATTGAAATGCACAAACAG GCTGAGATCGTGAAGAGACTAAGCGGGATCTGTGCTCAGGTTCTTCCCTACTTATCTCAAGAG CACCAGCAGCAGGTCCTAGGGGCCATAGAGAGAGCCAAGCAGGTCACTCCTCCTGAGATGAACTCTATCATACGg CAGCAGCTCCAGGTACACCAGTTATCTCAGCTTCAGGGCTTGGGCCTCCCCACGATGGCCCCTCTCCCCATGGGTCTGTCTGCTCCCAGCCTCCCCCCAACCTCCAGCGCCGGACTGATGTCCCTGTCCTCCATCCTGGCCTCGCACTCCCACTCACAGGCAGCACatgcacag GCTCAGGCCCAGCTGGCTAAAGAAGACAAGGCCAGAGACgcagcagagagagaacagagggaagagGACGGAGACAAGTCCGACTGA
- the LOC129859738 gene encoding amino-terminal enhancer of split-like isoform X2 produces the protein MMFPQTRHSASSQSSQPLKFTTSDSCDRIKDEFQFLQAQYHSLKMECDKLASEKSEMQRHYIMYYEMSYGLNIEMHKQAEIVKRLSGICAQVLPYLSQEHQQQVLGAIERAKQVTPPEMNSIIRQLQVHQLSQLQGLGLPTMAPLPMGLSAPSLPPTSSAGLMSLSSILASHSHSQAAHAQAQAQLAKEDKARDAAEREQREEDGDKSD, from the exons ATGATGTTTCCACAAACAAGACACTCG GCTTCCTCCCAGTCCTCCCAGCCTCTCAAGTTCACCACCTCTGACTCCTGCGACCGCATCAAGGACGAGTTTCAGTTCCTACAAGCACAATACCATag CTTGAAGATGGAGTGTGACAAGCTAGCTAGTGAGAAGTCAGAGATGCAGCGTCATTACATCATG TACTACGAGATGTCTTATGGACTGAACATTGAAATGCACAAACAG GCTGAGATCGTGAAGAGACTAAGCGGGATCTGTGCTCAGGTTCTTCCCTACTTATCTCAAGAG CACCAGCAGCAGGTCCTAGGGGCCATAGAGAGAGCCAAGCAGGTCACTCCTCCTGAGATGAACTCTATCATACGg CAGCTCCAGGTACACCAGTTATCTCAGCTTCAGGGCTTGGGCCTCCCCACGATGGCCCCTCTCCCCATGGGTCTGTCTGCTCCCAGCCTCCCCCCAACCTCCAGCGCCGGACTGATGTCCCTGTCCTCCATCCTGGCCTCGCACTCCCACTCACAGGCAGCACatgcacag GCTCAGGCCCAGCTGGCTAAAGAAGACAAGGCCAGAGACgcagcagagagagaacagagggaagagGACGGAGACAAGTCCGACTGA